In one window of Gymnogyps californianus isolate 813 chromosome 7, ASM1813914v2, whole genome shotgun sequence DNA:
- the HOXD13 gene encoding homeobox protein Hox-D13: MDGLRGDSSGGGGGGGGASGQCRNFLSSPVFGAAHTGRAAAAAAAAAAASGFAYAGGGERSGAAARPDPPAKDCPGSAAPTAAPALGYGYHFGNGYYSCRMSHGVGIQQNALKSPPHASIGGFPVEKYMDVSSLTSTSVPANEVSSRAKEVSFYQGYTTPYQHVPGYIDMVSTFGSGEPRHETYISMEGYQSWTLANGWNSQVYCAKDQTQSSHFWKSSFPGDVALNQPDMCVYRRGRKKRVPYTKLQLKELENEYAINKFINKDKRRRISAATNLSERQVTIWFQNRRVKDKKIVSKLKDNVS, from the exons ATGGACGGACTGCGCGGCGacagcagcggcggcggcggcggcggcggcggagcctCCGGGCAGTGCCGTAATTTTCTCTCCTCGCCCGTTTTCGGGGCGGCGCACACGGGCcgagcggccgccgccgccgctgccgccgccgccgcctcggggTTCGCCTACGCCGGCGGAGGGGAGCGCTCGGGGGCGGCGGCGAGGCCCGACCCCCCGGCCAAGGACTGCCCGGGCTCCGCCGCGCCGACCGCCGCCCCCGCGCTGGGCTATGGGTATCACTTTGGCAATGGATACTATAGCTGCAGGATGTCCCACGGGGTTGGGATCCAGCAAAACGCCCTGAAGTCTCCCCCCCATGCCTCCATTGGCGGCTTTCCCGTGGAAAAGTACATGGACGTCTCCAGTCTGACCAGCACGAGTGTCCCCGCCAATGAAGTCTCCTCCAGGGCGAAGGAAGTGTCCTTCTACCAGGGCTATACAACCCCCTACCAGCACGTTCCTGGGTACATAGACATGGTCTCAACGTTTGGCTCTGGGGAACCGAGACACGAAACATACATATCAATGGAGGGCTATCAGTCTTGGACTCTGGCTAATGGCTGGAATAGTCAGGTTTACTGTGCCAAAGATCAGACACAGAGCTCACACTTTTGGAAATCGTCCTTTCCAG GGGACGTTGCACTAAACCAGCCCGATATGTGTGTCTACCGGCGTGGGAGAAAGAAGCGAGTGCCGTACACAAAACTGCAGCTTAAAGAACTCGAGAATGAATATGCCATTAACAAGTTCATTAACAAGGACAAGAGGCGAAGGATATCCGCAGCCACAAACCTGTCTGAGAGACAAGTTACCATTTGGTTTCAGAACAGGAGGGTGAAGGATAAGAAAATAGTCTCCAAACTGAAAGACAATGTATCTTGA